A single region of the Drosophila miranda strain MSH22 chromosome 2, D.miranda_PacBio2.1, whole genome shotgun sequence genome encodes:
- the LOC108154412 gene encoding putative mediator of RNA polymerase II transcription subunit 17 yields MRAFIVMCLVAVACADKLGYNYQPVGHSNSGLSFAPGSGSIGGGSIGGGSIGGGSIGGGSIGGSSIGGGSIGGGLGGLGGIGGSLGGGSIGGGSLGGGSIGGGSIGGGSLGGLGGLGGQSGDSLSAPVSYNAPAPAAELEKEFFTFTANEQDFDEPQALERVSSSLNKALRVVFIKGPENRGLENAALALAKQAAQQETAIYVLNKQADIGDLASKLNAIRSNNNNKPEVHFVKYRTPEDAANAQRAIQGQYDQLGGSSQAHNGGVAPVLNFASAGPVRQATAQNPDNSYLPSSVFRRV; encoded by the exons ATGCGTGCATTCATT GTTATGTGCTTGGTGGCAGTCGCCTGCGCCGATAAGCTCGGCTACAACTACCAGCCCGTGGGACACTCCAACTCCGGCCTGTCCTTCGCTCCTGGTAGCGGCAGCATTGGCGGTGGCAGCATCGGCGGTGGCAGCATCGGCGGTGGCAGCATCGGCGGTGGCAgcatcggcggcagcagcatTGGCGGCGGCAGTATTGGAGGTGGACTCGGAGGACTTGGAGGAATTGGAGGTAGTCTCGGAGGTGGCAGCATTGGTGGCGGATCCCTAGGCGGTGGCAGCATTGGCGGTGGCAGCATCGGTGGTGGCAGCCTCGGTGGTCTGGGCGGCCTTGGTGGCCAGTCCGGCGATTCTCTCAGCGCTCCCGTCTCCTACAACGCCCCTGCCCCAGCTGCCGAGCTCGAGAAGGAGTTCTTCACCTTCACCGCCAACGAACAGGACTTCGATGAGCCCCAAGCTTTGGAACGCGTCTCTAGCTCTCTGAACAAGGCTCTGCGCGTCGTCTTCATCAAGGGACCCGAGAACCGTGGTCTGGAGAACGctgccctggccctggccaagCAGGCTGCCCAGCAGGAGACCGCCATCTATGTCCTGAACAAGCAGGCTGATATCGGAGATCTGGCCAGCAAGCTGAATGCCATccgcagcaacaacaacaacaagcccGAGGTGCACTTCGTCAAGTACCGCACTCCCGAGGACGCTGCCAACGCCCAGCGCGCCATCCAGGGTCAGTACGATCAgctcggtggatcttcccagGCTCACAACGGTGGTGTTGCTCCCGTCCTGAACTTCGCCTCGGCGGGACCAGTGCGTCAGGCTACCGCCCAGAACCCCGACAACTCCTACCTGCCCAGCTCCGTCTTCCGTCGCGTCTAA
- the LOC108154503 gene encoding uncharacterized protein LOC108154503: protein MRAFIFLCFVAVASAGRLSGYNYGQGTSGGAIGGGIGSGIVGVSKGLGGPVSYNAAPQAGVTKEFYSFYANEADFEDPDAQRKIAASLKKSVRVIFIKGPENRGYENAVLALAKQAAEQQTAIYVLHKQTDINELANKFNAVRQNANQKPEVHFVKYRTPEDAANAQRAIQSQYDNLGGSSQSINGGVAKALNFASRAPAPVRAGQVQAPNSDYLPASIINRLRH, encoded by the coding sequence ATGCGTGCATTTATCTTCTTATGCTTTGTGGCGGTCGCCAGCGCCGGCCGCTTGTCCGGCTACAACTACGGACAGGGAACTAGCGGTGGAGCTATCGGTGGCGGCATTGGCAGTGGCATTGTCGGAGTCAGCAAGGGACTAGGAGGCCCAGTCAGCTATAATGCCGCTCCCCAGGCCGGAGTGACCAAGGAGTTCTACAGCTTCTACGCCAACGAGGCTGACTTTGAGGATCCCGATGCCCAGAGGAAGATCGCCGCCTCTCTGAAGAAGAGCGTGCGCGTCATCTTTATCAAGGGACCTGAGAACCGCGGCTACGAGAACGCTGTCCTCGCCTTGGCTAAGCAGGCCGCCGAGCAGCAGACCGCCATCTACGTCCTGCACAAGCAAACGGACATCAACGAGCTGGCCAACAAGTTCAATGCCGTTCGCCAGAACGCCAACCAGAAGCCCGAGGTGCACTTCGTCAAGTACCGCACGCCCGAGGACGCTGCCAACGCCCAGCGAGCTATCCAGTCGCAGTACGACAACCTGGGTGGATCCTCGCAGTCCATCAACGGAGGAGTCGCCAAAGCCCTGAACTTTGCCTCCCGTGCTCCTGCTCCAGTCCGTGCTGGACAGGTTCAAGCGCCCAACAGCGACTACCTTCCCGCCTCGATCATCAATCGCCTGCGCCACTGA
- the LOC108154512 gene encoding uncharacterized PPE family protein PPE10-like, whose amino-acid sequence MRAFIVLCLVAVACADKLGYNYQPVGHSNSGLSFAPGSGSIGGGSIGGGSIGGGSIGGGSIGGGSIGAGSIGGGSLGGGNLGGGLIGGDSGLGGLGGLSGDSLNAPVSYNAPAPTAELEKEFFTFSANEQDFDEPQALERVSGSVNKGLRVVFIKGPENRGLENAALALAKQAAQQETAIYVLNKQADIGDLANKLNAIRSNNNNKPEVHFVKYRTPEDAANAQRAIQSQYDQLGGTSSATDGGVAPALNFASAGPVRQATAQSPDNSYLPTSVFRRLRF is encoded by the exons ATGCGCGCATTCATC GTCTTGTGTTTGGTGGCAGTCGCCTGCGCCGATAAGCTCGGCTACAACTACCAGCCCGTGGGGCACTCCAACTCCGGCCTGTCTTTCGCTcctggcagcggcagcatcgGCGGTGGTAGCATCGGCGGCGGCAGCATTGGAGGTGGCAGCATCGGCGGTGGCAGCATCGGCGGTGGCAGCATTGGAGCTGGCAGCATTGGAGGTGGCAGCCTCGGCGGTGGAAACCTCGGTGGTGGCCTCATTGGTGGCGACTCCGGTCTGGGCGGCCTCGGTGGTCTGTCTGGCGATTCTCTGAACGCTCCCGTCTCCTACAACGCCCCTGCCCCTACTGCCGAGCTCGAGAAGGAGTTCTTCACTTTCAGCGCCAACGAACAGGACTTCGATGAGCCCCAGGCTTTGGAGCGCGTTTCCGGTTCAGTCAACAAGGGACTGCGCGTCGTCTTCATCAAGGGACCCGAGAACCGTGGTCTGGAGAACGccgccctggccctggccaagCAGGCTGCCCAGCAGGAGACCGCCATCTATGTCCTGAACAAGCAGGCCGATATCGGAGATCTGGCCAACAAGCTGAATGCCATccgcagcaacaacaacaacaagcccGAGGTGCACTTCGTCAAGTACCGCACTCCCGAGGACGCTGCCAACGCCCAGCGCGCCATTCAGTCGCAGTACGATCAGCTCGGTGGCACCTCCTCGGCCACCGATGGTGGTGTTGCCCCAGCCCTGAACTTCGCCTCCGCTGGTCCAGTGCGTCAGGCTACTGCCCAGAGCCCTGACAACTCCTACCTGCCAACTTCGGTCTTCCGTCGCCTGCGTTTCTAA
- the LOC108154540 gene encoding uncharacterized PPE family protein PPE54-like — protein sequence MRAFIVMCLIAVACADKLGYNYQPVGHSNSGLSFAPGSGNIGGGSIGGGSIGGGSIGGGSIGGGSIGGGLQGLGGGLGGGSIGGGLGGLGGGSLGGGSLGGGSLGGGLIGDSGLGSLGGLSGDSLNAPVSYNAPAPTAELEKEFFTFSANEQDFDEPQALERVAGSVNKGLRVVFIKGPENRGLENAALALAKQAAQQETAIYVLNKQADIGDLASKLNAIRSNNNNKPEVHFVKYRTPEDAANAQRAIQSQYDQLGGTSSATDGGVAPALNFASAGPVRQATAQSPDNSYLPTSVFRRLRF from the exons ATGCGTGCCTTTATT GTTATGTGCCTGATCGCAGTCGCTTGCGCCGACAAACTGGGCTACAACTACCAGCCCGTCGGACACTCCAACTCCGGACTTTCCTTTGCTCCTGGCAGCGGCAACATTGGTGGTGGTAGCATCGGCGGTGGCAGCATCGGCGGTGGCAGCATCGGCGGTGGCAGCATCGGCGGTGGCAGCATCGGAGGTGGACTCCAAGGACTCGGAGGTGGTCTAGGAGGTGGCAGCATCGGAGGTGGACTTGGAGGACTTGGAGGAGGATCCCTGGGAGGAGGATCTCTCGGAGGAGGATCTCTCGGTGGTGGCCTCATTGGCGACTCTGGTCTGGGCAGCCTCGGTGGTCTGTCTGGCGATTCTCTGAACGCTCCCGTCTCCTACAACGCCCCTGCCCCTACTGCCGAGCTCGAGAAGGAGTTCTTCACTTTCAGCGCCAACGAACAGGACTTCGATGAGCCCCAGGCTTTGGAGCGCGTTGCCGGTTCAGTCAACAAGGGACTGCGCGTCGTCTTCATCAAGGGACCCGAGAACCGTGGTCTGGAGAACGctgccctggccctggccaagCAGGCTGCCCAGCAGGAGACCGCCATCTATGTCCTGAACAAGCAGGCTGATATCGGAGATCTGGCCAGCAAGCTGAATGCCATccgcagcaacaacaacaacaagcccGAGGTGCACTTCGTCAAGTACCGCACTCCCGAGGACGCTGCCAACGCCCAGCGCGCCATTCAGTCGCAGTACGATCAGCTCGGTGGCACCTCCTCGGCCACCGATGGTGGTGTTGCCCCAGCCCTGAACTTCGCCTCCGCTGGTCCAGTGCGTCAGGCTACTGCCCAGAGCCCTGACAACTCCTACCTGCCAACTTCGGTCTTCCGTCGCCTGCGCTTCTAA
- the LOC108154584 gene encoding uncharacterized protein LOC108154584 produces the protein MRFLIALCLVGAACAQYNYGAGQYTGSASENVPSYSGGSDSSYDAAPSNQRNDYAPSSELNKEYYTFEADENEFEDPLAAQKIAGSVNKGLRVVFIKGPENRGLENAALALAKQAAEQRTAIYVLNKQADIGDLANKLNAVRQNANNKPEVHFVKYRTPEDAANAQRAIQSQYDNLGGSSQSINGGIANAINFASQAPAGPSRQSGGNYSPPGAVSNSYLPANILRRLRVR, from the coding sequence ATGCGTTTCCTCATCGCTCTCTGCCTGGTTGGCGCCGCATGCGCCCAGTACAACTACGGTGCGGGACAGTACACTGGCTCCGCCTCCGAAAATGTTCCTAGCTACTCCGGCGGCTCTGACAGCTCCTACGATGCCGCACCCAGCAACCAGAGGAACGACTACGCGCCCTCAAGCGAGCTGAACAAGGAATACTACACCTTCGAGGCTGATGAGAACGAGTTCGAGGATCCTCTTGCCGCCCAGAAGATTGCTGGCTCCGTGAACAAGGGTCTCCGTGTGGTCTTCATCAAGGGACCCGAAAACCGTGGCTTGGAGAACGctgccctggccctggccaagCAGGCTGCCGAGCAGAGGACCGCCATCTATGTCCTGAACAAGCAGGCCGATATCGGAGATCTGGCCAACAAGCTGAATGCCGTCCGCCAGAATGCCAACAACAAGCCCGAGGTGCACTTCGTCAAGTACCGCACTCCCGAGGACGCTGCCAACGCCCAGCGCGCCATCCAGAGCCAGTATGACAACCTCGGTGGATCCTCTCAGTCCATCAACGGAGGCATTGCCAACGCCATCAACTTCGCCTCGCAGGCCCCAGCGGGTCCCTCCCGTCAGTCCGGTGGCAACTACTCGCCGCCCGGAGCCGTGAGCAACTCGTACCTGCCCGCCAACATCCTGCGTCGCCTGCGCGTCCGTTAA
- the LOC108153966 gene encoding uncharacterized protein LOC108153966 has product MRAFIVLCLVALASADKLGYNYQPVAHSPSGLSFQPSGLASNEAPSFAPSGLASNDAPSFAAGPSAPIDGPVGASSSGSPNYAAPQAELEKEFFTYTADEGDFYDPAASEKVSSALNKALRVVFIKGPENRGLENAALALAKQAAQQETAIYVLNKQADIGDLANKLNSIRSNNNNKPEVHFVKYRTPEDAANAQRAIQGQYDQLGGSSQSTDGGVASSLNFASQPAPAHENLGGSASAPGASYLPANIFRRLRF; this is encoded by the exons ATGCGTGCTTTCATCGTCCTTTGCCTCGTGGCCCTGGCCAGCGCCGACAAACTGGGCTACAACTACCAGCCCGTGGCTCACTCCCCCTCCGGACTCAGCTTCCAGCCATCCGGCCTGGCCAGCAATGAGGCGCCCAGCTTTGCA CCATCGGGATTGGCCAGCAATGATGCTCCTAGCTTTGCCGCTGGACCCTCCGCACCGATCGACGGTCCCGTAGGAGCCTCTTCGTCTGGTTCCCCCAACTACGCCGCTCCCCAGGCTGAGCTGGAGAAGGAGTTCTTCACCTACACCGCCGACGAGGGTGACTTCTACGATCCAGCAGCCTCCGAGAAGGTGTCTAGCGCCCTGAACAAGGCCCTGCGAGTCGTCTTCATCAAGGGACCCGAGAACCGTGGTCTGGAGAACGctgccctggccctggccaagCAGGCTGCCCAGCAGGAGACCGCCATCTATGTCCTGAACAAGCAGGCCGATATCGGAGATCTGGCCAACAAGCTGAACTCCATccgcagcaacaacaacaacaagcccGAGGTGCACTTCGTCAAGTACCGCACTCCCGAGGATGCGGCCAACGCCCAGCGCGCCATTCAAGGACAGTACGATCAGCTTGGAGGATCCTCCCAGTCCACCGATGGTGGTGTCGCTTCCTCCCTAAACTTCGCCTCCCAGCCGGCGCCTGCTCATGAAAATCTTGGTGGTTCTGCCAGCGCTCCAGGCGCTAGCTACTTGCCTGCCAACATTTTCCGCCGTCTCCGTTTCTAA
- the LOC108154574 gene encoding uncharacterized protein LOC108154574 has product MRQFSLILCFCLAAVASADKLGYNYQPVAHSPSGLSFQPSGLASNESPSFAAGPSFHFAAGPSAPIDGPVGASSSGSPNYAAPQAELEKEFFTYTADEGDFNDPAASEKVSSALNKALRVVFIKGPENRGLENAALALAKQAAQQETAIYVLNKQADIGDLASKLNAIRSNNNNKPEVHFVKYRTPEDAANAQRAIQGQYDQLGGSSQSTDGGVAPALNFASSAPAPVAAPAGAGIAQGPFVPSGLPEATAPISSYVPPSTPGSTYLPANILRRLRF; this is encoded by the exons ATGCGTCAGTTCTCCCTCATCCTCTGCTTTTGCCTCGCCGCAGTGGCCAGTGCCGACAAACTGGGCTACAACTACCAGCCTGTGGCGCACTCACCCTCCGGACTCAGCTTCCAGCCATCCGGCCTGGCCAGCAATGAGTCGCCCAGCTTTGCAGCGGGACCCAGCTTCCA CTTTGCCGCTGGACCCTCCGCACCGATCGACGGTCCCGTAGGAGCCTCTTCGTCTGGTTCCCCCAACTACGCCGCTCCCCAGGCTGAGCTGGAGAAGGAGTTTTTTACCTACACCGCCGACGAGGGTGATTTCAACGACCCCGCTGCCTCCGAGAAGGTGTCCAGCGCCCTGAACAAGGCCCTGCGAGTCGTCTTCATCAAGGGACCTGAGAACCGTGGTCTGGAGAACGctgccctggccctggccaagCAAGCTGCCCAGCAGGAGACCGCCATCTATGTCCTGAACAAGCAGGCTGATATCGGAGATCTGGCCAGCAAGCTGAATGCCATccgcagcaacaacaacaacaagcccGAGGTTCACTTCGTCAAGTACCGCACTCCCGAGGATGCGGCCAACGCCCAGCGCGCCATCCAAGGACAGTACGATCAGCTTGGAGGATCCTCCCAGTCCACCGATGGTGGTGTTGCCCCAGCCCTGAACTTCGCCTCAAGCGCTCCTGCTCCAGTGGCCGCCCCCGCAGGCGCCGGCATCGCCCAGGGACCGTTCGTGCCCTCTGGCCTGCCCGAGGCCACTGCTCCAATCTCCTCCTATGTGCCCCCATCGACGCCTGGAAGCACCTACCTGCCCGCTAACATTCTGCGCCGCCTGCGATTCTAA
- the LOC108154550 gene encoding glycine, alanine and asparagine-rich protein, producing MRAFIVLCLVAVACADKLGYNYKPVGHSNSGLSFAPGSGSIGGGSIGGGSIGSGSIGGGLQGLGGSLGGLGGGSNFGSLDSGLGGGSSGLSGLGLGSSDLGSSGFGSSGLGSSGLGSSGLGSSGLGSSGLGSSGLGGGFSGPVSYEAPAPSAELNKEFFTFSANEQDFDEPEALERVSSSVNKGLRVVFIKGPENRGLENAALALAKQAAQQETAIYVLNKQADIGDLASKLNAIRSNSNNKPEVHFVKYRTPEDAANAQRAIQSQYDQLGGSSQAHDGGVANALNFASAGPVRQAQAQIPENSYLPSSVLRRLRFRY from the coding sequence ATGCGCGCCTTCATCGTCCTGTGCCTCGTGGCCGTCGCCTGCGCCGACAAACTCGGCTACAACTACAAGCCCGTGGGCCACTCCAACTCCGGCCTGTCCTTTGCTcctggcagcggcagcattgGTGGTGGTAGCATCGGCGGCGGCAGCATCGGTAGTGGTAGCATCGGAGGAGGACTCCAAGGACTCGGAGGAAGCCTGGGAGGTCTGGGAGGCGGCAGCAACTTCGGCAGCCTGGACAGCGGTCTGGGCGGTGGCTCCAGCGGCCTGTCCGGACTTGGTCTTGGATCCTCGGATCTGGGATCCTCTGGCTTTGGCAGCTCTGGTCTGGGATCTTCTGGTCTGGGATCTTCCGGTCTGGGATCTTCCGGCTTGGGATCCTCCGGTCTTGGATCTTCCGGTCTTGGTGGTGGCTTCAGTGGTCCCGTCAGCTACGAAGCTCCCGCTCCATCTGCTGAGCTCAACAAGGAATTCTTTACCTTCTCCGCCAACGAACAGGACTTCGATGAACCCGAGGCTTTGGAACGCGTCTCCAGCTCTGTGAACAAGGGTCTGCGCGTCGTCTTCATCAAGGGACCCGAGAACCGTGGCTTGGAGAACgctgctctggctctggccaaGCAGGCTGCCCAGCAGGAGACCGCCATCTATGTCCTGAACAAGCAGGCCGATATCGGAGATCTGGCCAGCAAGCTGAATGCCATCCGCAGCAACTCGAACAACAAGCCCGAGGTGCACTTCGTCAAGTACCGCACTCCCGAGGACGCTGCCAACGCCCAGCGCGCCATCCAGAGCCAGTACGACCAGTTGGGTGGATCCTCTCAGGCCCATGATGGTGGTGTGGCCAACGCCCTGAACTTCGCCTCCGCGGGACCAGTGCgtcaggcccaggcccagatcCCTGAGAACTCGTACCTGCCCTCGTCGGTGCTGCGTCGCCTGCGCTTCCGTTACTAG
- the LOC108153965 gene encoding uncharacterized protein LOC108153965 has translation MRFLIALCLVAAASADSLGYNYQPSASTGSSSYAPSAAGPSYSQAAAQPSYTQSTGGQSYSPAAAATQEQPTFNAPSEPFVSAPEAAPSADAPNYSAPQTELQKEFFTYTADESAFNEPAGSEQVSSSLNKALRVIFIKGPENRGLENAALALAKQAGQQETAIYVLNKQADIGDLANKLNSIRSNNNNKPEVHFVKYRTPEDAANAQQAIQGQYDQLGGSSSIQNGGVAPVLNFASQAPARPVAAPSSPENSYLPASVLRRRL, from the exons ATGCGCTTCCTAATT GCCCTTTGCCTTGTGGCTGCTGCCAGCGCTGACTCGCTCGGCTACAACTATCAGCCATCTGCCTCCACTGGCTCATCGTCCTATGCTCCCTCTGCTGCCGGACCATCATATAGCCAAGCTGCTGCCCAACCCTCGTACACCCAATCCACTGGCGGACAATCCTACAGCCCCGCGGCGGCTGCCACCCAGGAACAGCCCACATTCAATGCCCCCTCTGAACCTTTTGTTAGCGCTCCCGAAGCTGCTCCCTCGGCTGACGCCCCCAACTACTCCGCTCCCCAGACCGAGCTGCAGAAGGAGTTCTTCACGTACACCGCCGATGAGAGCGCCTTCAACGAGCCAGCTGGATCCGAGCAGGTGTCCAGCTCCTTGAACAAGGCCCTGCGCGTGATCTTCATCAAGGGACCCGAGAACCGTGGCCTGGAGAATGctgccctggccctggccaagCAGGCCGGCCAGCAGGAGACCGCCATCTATGTCCTGAACAAGCAGGCTGACATCGGAGATTTGGCCAACAAGCTGAACTCCATtcgcagcaacaacaacaacaagcccGAGGTGCACTTCGTCAAGTACCGCACTCCCGAGGACGCTGCCAATGCCCAGCAGGCCATCCAGGGACAGTACGATCAGCTTGGAGGATCTTCCTCCATCCAGAACGGCGGTGTTGCCCCAGTGCTAAACTTCGCCTCCCAGGCACCCGCTCGTCCAGTGGCCGCTCCCTCCTCGCCGGAGAACTCCTACCTGCCCGCGTCGGTGCTGCGTCGCCGCCTGTAA
- the LOC108153964 gene encoding uncharacterized protein LOC108153964: MPVALRCGYIMLGIVFLVFLATCSAELGYQYQQNNALLNSYGAAAQDYGSEGTAGDGGYPTLANEHYHDHADFHKHFYAFEAPYDSTEEADLVETKLASLAQKNLQVVFIKAPENKAVVGALNALAKQTTEDKTAIYVLNKQTDSNELASQLSAVKAQHKHKPQVHFVKYRTEAEAAQAQLHIQEQYGGTGSPQPAQASSLGYYPEQQPHYLPPVPQPSYLPPAPRPQTNYLPPAPQSSYLPPSPPQAGYLPSLPNYASISQGYNAAGAGSGAAGTLGQIDLPPLPEPQQDLGGSYDDLDERSGRSLRTGFRANERRRSGSRMVFPTELSSSNYYRSQQVSKRRRRAHL; the protein is encoded by the exons ATGCCTGTTGCTCTTCGCTGTGGTTATATCATGTTAGGAATCGTG TTTCTTGTATTTCTGGCCACCTGCTCGGCAGAGTTGGGGTACCAGTACCAGCAGAACAATGCACTCCTCAACAGTTATGGAGCTGCGGCTCAGGACTATGGAAGCGAAGGAACCGCTGGAGATGGTGGTTATCCAACATTAGCTAATGAACACTACCACGACCATGCCGATTTCCACAAGCATTTTTATGCCTTCGAAGCGCCCTACGACTCCACCGAGGAGGCGGACCTGGTGGAGACAAAATTGGCCTCTCTCGCGCAGAAGAACCTGCAGGTGGTGTTCATCAAGGCCCCGGAAAACAAGGCCGTGGTGGGGGCTCTCAACGCACTGGCCAAGCAGACCACCGAAGATAAGACTGCCATCTATGTGCTGAACAAGCAGACGGATTCGAACGAATTGGCAAGCCAACTGAGCGCCGTGAAGGCGCAGCACAAACACAAGCCCCAAGTTCATTTTGTCAAATACAGGACGGAAGCGGAGGCAGCCCAGGCACAGCTGCACATTCAGGAGCAGTACGGCGGAACGGGGTCCCCGCAGCCAGCACAGGCATCCTCATTGGGCTACTATccggagcagcagccgca CTACTTGCCACCAGTCCCCCAACCAAGCTATTTGCCACCAGCACCTCGTCCGCAAACGAATTACCTGCCACCAGCTCCTCAATCGAGTTACCTTCCCCCATCTCCTCCCCAAGCAGGATATCTGCCGTCCTTGCCCAACTATGCCTCCATTTCTCAGGGCTACAatgcagctggagctggatcTGGGGCAGCAGGCACTCTGGGGCAGATCGATTTGCCTCCTCTGCCTGAGCCGCAGCAGGATCTTGGTGGCAGCTACGACGACTTGGATGAACGATCCGGGAGATCGCTTCGCACCGGTTTCCGAGCCAACGAGAGACGGCGCTCGGGCAGTCGCATGGTCTTTCCCACAGAGCTATCCTCCTCCAACTACTATCGTTCCCAGCAAGTCTCCAAGCGCCGAAGACGCGCCCACCTCTAA
- the LOC108153963 gene encoding uncharacterized protein LOC108153963, with protein MRTLMSISLLFSISHALNNAYLPANSDYAPKRPLATEYFTYAAPPDEDQAAPWQAARQLAKALVPPQQVVFIRTPETNIFTLTAKQLASQNPLDIYVLQRQADTAALAQQQAAIQQQAEHKPSVHFVKYRTPADVTRALASLRSGYDQLPGNSISHAIETADVFEVKPQLQTLSQPVIPQTVRPPVPQTIRQPEPVIFKILPKGGSDYEVHEEATELEMARLQALFREYLPPGKHR; from the exons ATGCGCACCCTGATG TCCATCTCGCTGCTCTTCAGCATTAGCCATGCCCTGAACAACGCCTACCTCCCGGCCAACAGTGACTACGCCCCGAAGCGCCCTTTGGCTACGGAATACTTCACCTACGCAGCTCCGCCGGATGAGGATCAGGCAGCGCCCTGGCAGGCAGCCCGCCAGTTGGCCAAGGCCCTGGTGCCGCCCCAGCAGGTCGTCTTCATCCGCACCCCGGAGACCAATATCTTCACGCTGACGGCCAAGCAGCTGGCTTCCCAGAATCCACTGGATATTTATGTGCTGCAGCGACAAGCGGACACCGCAGCCCTGGCTCAACAGCAAGCCGCCATCCAACAGCAGGCGGAGCACAAGCCCTCGGTGCACTTTGTCAAGTACCGAACTCCCGCAGATGTCACCCGGGCTCTGGCCAGCCTGAGGAGCGGCTACGATCAGCTGCCCGGCAACAGTATTAGCCACGCCATCGAGACAGCCGACGTCTTCGAGGTGAAGCCCCAGCTGCAGACATTGAGTCAGCCTGTGATACCCCAGACTGTTCGACCACCTGTCCCCCAGACAATCCGCCAGCCGGAGCCTGTCATTTTCAAGATCCTGCCGAAAGGTGGCTCTGACTATGAAGTGCACGAGGAGGCCACAGAACTGGAGATGGCCCGGCTGCAGGCACTGTTCCGGGAATACCTGCCGCCAGGAAAGCACCGCTAG